TGACGTAAACGACGGTCACGCCGAGGCTCTGATGGATGCGGCGGATCTCGTACTGCATCTCCTCACGGAGGCGCCGGTCAAGTGCGCCGAGGGGTTCGTCCATCAGCACCAGATCGGGTTCAAATACCAGTGCGCGGGCGATTGCCACGCGCTGTTGCTGACCGCCAGAGAGCTGGTTGGGGCGCCGGTCTTCCAGGCCGCTGAGGCGAACCAGGTCCAGGGCACGCGCCACGCGTTCGCGACACTGCTCGCGGTCAAAACCACGTACTTCAAGAGGAAAAGCGAGGTTGCCGCCCACTGTCATGTGTGGGAAGAGTGCGTAGTTCTGAAATACCATGCCAATACCTCGCCTGCGCGGGGGCAGTGCGTGTACAGAACGTCCGTCAATGCGGATGCTGCCCGATGTGGGTATTTCGAAGCCAGCGAGCATCATCAGGCAGGTCGTTTTCCCCGACCCTGATGGGCCGAGCAGGGTTAGAAATTCGCCCTTGCGCACGCTGAAATTGACGTTCTGGACAATTAGTGTGCGTCCGTCGTAACTTTTGCAGACATTTTCAAATTCGACGTAAGTGTTATCGTTTGAGGGCATTAGTTTGTCCTATCCAGGATCTAGAAAGCACAGATCGACAATCTGGCGGATCAAAGTTTGAAGTAAATTCAATATTACTCAAATGTCAACGTCTTTCCTCTTTCCCCATGTCTCGCTTCGATATATATTTTAGACGCTATCATCAACATTTATTATTTTTTAGAGGAGTCAGATTGTATGCGGTATAAGCGCGTTGTTCTCAAACTCAGTGGTGGTGCTGTTTCCGGTGCTTTGGAATCGGGATTTGACCCGGAAGCACTCGAACATATTGCCGACGAAATCCTCGATATTCACAGCCGGGGTATTGAAATCGGCATTGTTATTGGAGGGGGCAATATTTTTCGGGGCGAGCAGAGTGTGCGGTGGGGTATTGAACGCTCCGAAGCCGATAATATCGGCATGCTCGGCACGATTATCAATAGCCTGATGCTGCGCGGTGTGCTCAATGCCAAAAGTGATGCCGAGGTGCGCGTGATGACCGCGATTCCGATTAACGCAGTTGCAGAACCCTTTATTCGCCTGGTTGCTGCTCGGCATCTCGATAAGGGGTATATTGTCATTTTTGCCGGTGGTATTGGCAATCCCTTTCTCACCACTGATTATCCCGGGGTACAACGCGCCCTTGAAGTGCGCGCAGAAGCCATTTTGTTTGCCAAGCACAAAACCAATGGCATTTATACAGACGATCCGAACAAAAATTCCAATGCCAAACTCTATCGCTGTATCAGTCACGATACAATTATTCAAAAGAATCTGGGTGCTCTGGATCAGTCCGCAGTGATTCTAG
This portion of the Gemmatimonadota bacterium genome encodes:
- a CDS encoding ABC transporter ATP-binding protein, producing the protein MPSNDNTYVEFENVCKSYDGRTLIVQNVNFSVRKGEFLTLLGPSGSGKTTCLMMLAGFEIPTSGSIRIDGRSVHALPPRRRGIGMVFQNYALFPHMTVGGNLAFPLEVRGFDREQCRERVARALDLVRLSGLEDRRPNQLSGGQQQRVAIARALVFEPDLVLMDEPLGALDRRLREEMQYEIRRIHQSLGVTVVYVTHDQQEAMVMSNRIAVLRGGDIQQIAEPEALYEEPERSFVARFIGENNRLPGRVTKVNGDICEVETGGEIIQALRVAPCQIGDATTLSIRPERVAIEPEPGLYTNELEAKVEDITFLGDHLRLRLNVCESLEFIAKIPNTVGHGAVLKGDKIRIGWTPTDCRVLDPDDEEDTT
- the pyrH gene encoding UMP kinase; the encoded protein is MRYKRVVLKLSGGAVSGALESGFDPEALEHIADEILDIHSRGIEIGIVIGGGNIFRGEQSVRWGIERSEADNIGMLGTIINSLMLRGVLNAKSDAEVRVMTAIPINAVAEPFIRLVAARHLDKGYIVIFAGGIGNPFLTTDYPGVQRALEVRAEAILFAKHKTNGIYTDDPNKNSNAKLYRCISHDTIIQKNLGALDQSAVILARDHHLPIHVFDFEQKGMMRRIVEGEDVGTLITQTPEDVLEEETIAQENAI